One Malania oleifera isolate guangnan ecotype guangnan chromosome 10, ASM2987363v1, whole genome shotgun sequence genomic region harbors:
- the LOC131166989 gene encoding pleckstrin homology domain-containing protein 1, translating into MANLWRAVSRVTEKPDQSDGVEFWSTPERAGWLTKQGEYIKTWRRRWFVLKQGKLFWFKDSAVTRASHSRGVIPVATCLTVKGAEDVLNKQYAFELSTRSDTMYFIADSEKEKEDWINSIGRSIVQHSRSVTDSEIVDYDSKR; encoded by the coding sequence ATGGCGAACCTGTGGCGAGCCGTGTCGCGCGTAACGGAAAAGCCCGACCAATCCGACGGGGTGGAGTTCTGGTCGACTCCGGAGCGCGCCGGCTGGCTCACCAAGCAAGGCGAGTACATCAAGACTTGGCGCCGCCGCTGGTTCGTTCTGAAGCAGGGCAAGCTCTTCTGGTTCAAGGACTCCGCCGTCACCCGCGCCTCTCATTCCCGCGGCGTCATCCCCGTCGCCACCTGTCTCACCGTCAAGGGAGCCGAGGATGTCCTTAACAAGCAGTACGCCTTCGAGCTCTCCACCCGCTCCGACACCATGTACTTTATCGCCGATTCCGAGAAGGAGAAGGAGGACTGGATCAACTCCATCGGTCGTTCCATTGTTCAGCACTCGCGCTCTGTCACCGACTCCGAGATCGTCGACTATGATAGCAAGCGGTAG